A DNA window from Pseudomonas wuhanensis contains the following coding sequences:
- a CDS encoding M3 family metallopeptidase yields the protein MPDINPLLQRWDLPPYSAVRAEHLVPAIEKIISDNRQAISDIIASQSALPTWDDLMLAVDETDARLDEAMGIIETLSIVKHDGDAWEIASGTCHDAVAQYKTERLSNQALFQAYQRLAQSPAAANYDESRKAVLKKILRRFRYSGIDLPLDQQQQLTRLNRDIAALERLFLTHLEDASAAWSKRINDVAQLRGLPLATKDRLALNARQAGHEGWLITLDQDTYNQVMAYAEDRPLREEYFVAFSTRSSDQGPHAGQFDNGPVLELLLAQRHRKALLLGYENFAQLSLANRMAESTEQVSDFLRRQVALKTPSFEEDAQALKAFAVGQGIAEVQPWDHEFLAEKLRQQSLDTPLESLRDYFPLDGILRRICLFSERMFGVRIVEQTAFSRWHDNVRLFEVSEHEQVIGYIYLDPFHRKEAPDFPWTATPRNRRMDAEGRLTLPIAVIHTNFTEVLADQPCLLTHLDLRVLFHEFGHCLHHILTRSPHYTLSGISQLGRDTSEFAGQLFERWCFSRTFLLWLAAHYQTGEGLTADQIDKALISIQTHSSWQTARLLMAGLFDFQLHRSQGDGRSVRQVFEDVQQEIPHLKLSSYSRLANSFDYMVTGYGASVYAYTWSDTLATEAFKRFERDWIFNVRTGKAFREAVFSPGDSRSLLSSLETFLERPLAEDLFPAAIGS from the coding sequence ATGCCCGATATCAATCCACTCCTGCAGCGCTGGGACCTGCCGCCCTATTCGGCCGTTCGCGCCGAGCATCTGGTGCCGGCCATCGAAAAAATCATCAGCGACAACCGTCAGGCCATTTCCGACATCATTGCCAGTCAATCGGCACTTCCGACCTGGGACGACCTGATGCTGGCGGTCGATGAAACCGATGCACGCCTGGACGAAGCCATGGGCATCATCGAAACCCTCTCCATTGTGAAACACGATGGCGACGCCTGGGAAATCGCCAGCGGTACATGTCACGATGCAGTCGCGCAGTACAAAACCGAAAGGTTGAGCAATCAGGCGCTGTTCCAGGCTTATCAGCGTCTTGCGCAAAGTCCGGCCGCCGCGAACTACGATGAGTCTCGCAAAGCGGTGCTGAAAAAGATTCTGCGCAGGTTCCGTTACTCGGGAATCGATCTGCCCCTTGATCAACAGCAGCAACTTACTCGCCTGAATCGTGACATCGCCGCGCTCGAACGCCTGTTTTTAACGCACCTGGAAGATGCCAGCGCAGCCTGGAGCAAGCGCATCAACGACGTCGCCCAACTCAGGGGGCTACCTCTGGCGACCAAAGATCGTCTGGCACTCAATGCACGGCAGGCAGGGCATGAGGGCTGGCTGATAACCCTGGATCAGGACACCTACAACCAAGTCATGGCCTATGCCGAAGATCGCCCCCTGCGTGAAGAGTACTTCGTTGCCTTCAGCACTCGATCCTCCGATCAGGGCCCGCACGCCGGGCAATTCGATAATGGTCCGGTATTGGAATTGTTATTGGCTCAGCGTCATCGCAAAGCCCTGCTGCTAGGGTATGAGAACTTTGCCCAACTGAGCCTGGCGAACCGGATGGCGGAATCAACCGAACAGGTCAGCGATTTCCTGCGTCGACAAGTGGCGCTGAAAACACCGAGTTTCGAAGAGGATGCGCAAGCGCTCAAGGCTTTCGCGGTGGGCCAGGGCATCGCTGAGGTACAGCCTTGGGATCATGAGTTTCTCGCCGAAAAGCTGCGCCAGCAATCCCTCGATACTCCCCTGGAAAGCCTGCGCGATTATTTCCCGCTGGATGGAATCCTGCGCCGAATCTGCCTGTTCAGCGAGCGCATGTTCGGGGTCCGGATCGTTGAGCAGACAGCGTTCAGTCGCTGGCATGACAACGTTCGTCTGTTTGAAGTCAGCGAGCATGAGCAAGTGATCGGGTACATTTACCTTGACCCGTTCCATCGCAAGGAGGCCCCTGACTTTCCGTGGACCGCAACACCACGCAACCGGCGAATGGACGCCGAAGGTCGATTGACCCTGCCAATTGCCGTTATTCATACCAACTTCACTGAAGTTTTGGCTGATCAGCCTTGTTTGCTGACTCATCTGGATCTGCGGGTGCTTTTCCATGAATTTGGTCACTGCCTGCACCATATTCTGACTCGTTCACCGCATTACACCCTCTCAGGCATCTCCCAGCTGGGTCGCGACACGTCGGAGTTTGCCGGACAATTGTTCGAACGCTGGTGCTTTTCACGAACGTTTCTACTGTGGCTGGCGGCCCACTATCAGACGGGGGAAGGCTTGACCGCAGACCAAATCGATAAGGCACTGATATCGATTCAAACCCATAGCAGCTGGCAGACAGCCCGTTTGCTGATGGCTGGCTTGTTTGATTTCCAATTGCACCGCTCCCAAGGTGATGGTCGTAGCGTTCGACAAGTATTCGAAGACGTACAGCAGGAAATCCCTCATCTGAAACTGTCCTCCTACAGCCGACTCGCAAACAGTTTCGATTATATGGTGACCGGTTACGGTGCGTCGGTTTACGCCTACACCTGGTCAGATACGCTCGCTACCGAAGCCTTCAAACGTTTTGAGCGGGATTGGATTTTCAACGTTCGAACAGGTAAAGCTTTTCGTGAAGCTGTTTTTTCACCTGGGGATTCGCGCTCTCTATTGTCATCTCTAGAAACGTTTCTGGAGCGGCCGCTTGCCGAGGATCTTTTCCCGGCAGCCATAGGTAGCTGA
- a CDS encoding tyrosine-protein phosphatase, with protein MPLLRFLPATLFLSLATLFNLTLACADDTSLPRPADWAQPVEVQYNLYQMSPTLYRSSLPDSGVVPLLERLNVATVINFLPDPDSTWLPATGITQIQLPYRTNHVDDSDVLKVLRTIQTAEAKGPVLMHCKHGSDRTGLMAAMYRVVVQGWSKEEALNEMTQGGFGDSTHFKDGVRYMMQADVDKLRMALANGDCSTSPFASCSMKNWLKSAHIE; from the coding sequence ATGCCCCTACTGCGCTTTTTACCTGCGACGCTCTTTTTATCGTTGGCCACACTTTTCAACCTGACGCTGGCCTGCGCTGACGATACTTCTTTACCCCGTCCCGCAGACTGGGCTCAGCCGGTGGAGGTTCAGTACAACCTCTATCAGATGTCCCCGACCCTCTATCGCAGTTCATTGCCGGACAGCGGAGTAGTGCCGTTACTGGAAAGACTCAACGTCGCGACCGTCATCAATTTCCTGCCTGACCCGGACTCAACCTGGTTGCCCGCGACCGGAATCACCCAGATACAACTGCCCTACCGCACCAATCATGTGGATGACAGTGATGTGCTCAAAGTCCTTCGCACAATTCAGACCGCCGAGGCCAAAGGTCCTGTGCTTATGCACTGCAAACACGGTTCTGATCGCACCGGCCTGATGGCTGCGATGTACCGAGTGGTCGTGCAGGGTTGGAGCAAGGAGGAGGCCTTGAATGAAATGACCCAAGGCGGCTTTGGTGACAGCACGCATTTCAAGGACGGTGTGCGTTACATGATGCAGGCCGATGTCGACAAACTTCGTATGGCGCTGGCCAATGGTGATTGCAGCACGAGCCCATTCGCCAGTTGCTCGATGAAGAATTGGCTCAAGTCGGCCCACATTGAATAA
- a CDS encoding PA0069 family radical SAM protein, protein MNTPLPPRGRGTATNPHNRFAPSRSVAEDDGWYQEAPITQGTEVRIETAKTIITRNNSPDLPFDRSINPYRGCEHGCIYCYARPSHAYWDLSPGLDFETKLIAKTNAADVLEEQLSKRGYQCAPINLGSNTDPYQPIEREHRITRKTLEVLLRYRHPVTIITKGSLILRDLDLLAELAEQRLVAVMISLTTLDDELKRILEPRAAAPKARLRAIRVMREAGIPVGVLCSPMIPMINDSELESLLTEAHAAGAHSAAYMMLRLPLEVAPLFEEWLAVHYPQRAAHVLSLIRQSRGGELYDSRFGARMRGEGPFADLLAQRFAKTIKRLGLNNREGFNLDCEAFCPPGRQMSLI, encoded by the coding sequence ATGAATACGCCATTGCCCCCCCGCGGCCGCGGCACCGCTACCAACCCGCACAACCGTTTCGCGCCAAGCCGTTCGGTGGCCGAGGATGACGGCTGGTATCAGGAAGCGCCGATCACCCAAGGCACCGAGGTGCGCATTGAGACGGCAAAAACCATCATCACCCGCAACAACTCGCCGGACCTGCCCTTCGATCGTTCGATCAACCCCTATCGCGGCTGCGAGCATGGCTGCATCTATTGCTACGCACGGCCCAGCCACGCCTATTGGGACCTGTCACCGGGGCTGGATTTCGAAACCAAACTGATCGCCAAGACCAACGCCGCCGATGTGCTGGAAGAACAACTGTCCAAGCGCGGCTATCAATGCGCGCCGATCAACCTGGGCTCCAACACCGACCCTTATCAGCCGATCGAACGTGAACACAGAATCACCCGCAAGACTCTCGAAGTGCTGCTGCGTTACCGCCATCCGGTGACCATCATCACCAAGGGCTCGCTGATTCTTCGCGATCTGGACCTGCTGGCCGAACTCGCCGAGCAAAGGCTGGTGGCGGTGATGATCAGCCTGACCACGCTGGATGATGAACTCAAGCGCATCCTCGAACCGCGCGCCGCGGCACCCAAGGCGCGGCTGCGCGCGATCCGGGTGATGCGCGAAGCCGGGATTCCAGTGGGCGTTTTGTGCTCACCGATGATTCCCATGATCAACGACAGCGAACTCGAAAGCCTGCTGACCGAGGCCCACGCGGCCGGTGCACACAGCGCGGCCTACATGATGTTGCGCCTGCCGTTGGAAGTGGCGCCGCTGTTCGAAGAGTGGCTGGCCGTCCACTATCCTCAGCGTGCAGCTCATGTGTTGAGCCTGATCCGCCAAAGCCGTGGTGGTGAGCTCTACGACAGCCGGTTCGGTGCCAGAATGCGCGGTGAAGGGCCGTTTGCCGACCTGTTGGCGCAACGCTTCGCCAAAACCATCAAGCGTCTGGGGCTCAATAATCGGGAAGGTTTCAATCTGGATTGCGAAGCCTTTTGTCCGCCGGGGCGCCAAATGTCGTTGATTTAA
- a CDS encoding carbonic anhydrase, producing MSDKDKQPLAASAPAQPEAETADAALQHIVDGFLHFHHEIFPQQEELFKKLATAQRPRAMFIACADSRIVPELITQSAPGDLFVTRNVGNVVPPYGQMNGGVSTAIEYAVLALGVQHIIICGHSDCGAMRAVLNPQSLEKMPTVKAWLRHAEVAKTMVQDNCHCTNENESMHILTEENVIAQLQHLRTHPSVASRMANGQLFIHGWVYNIETSEIKAYDADQGCFLPLDGSHPIPVATPKARF from the coding sequence ATGAGTGACAAGGATAAACAGCCGTTGGCTGCGTCGGCTCCAGCCCAACCCGAGGCGGAAACCGCCGATGCAGCGCTGCAGCATATCGTTGACGGCTTTTTGCATTTTCATCACGAGATCTTTCCGCAGCAGGAAGAACTCTTCAAAAAACTCGCCACGGCCCAGCGGCCTCGGGCGATGTTCATCGCGTGTGCCGACTCACGCATCGTTCCCGAACTGATTACCCAAAGCGCCCCCGGCGACTTGTTCGTGACCCGCAACGTCGGCAACGTCGTGCCGCCCTATGGGCAAATGAACGGCGGTGTTTCCACGGCCATCGAATACGCGGTACTGGCTCTCGGCGTGCAGCACATCATTATCTGCGGGCACTCTGACTGTGGCGCCATGCGCGCAGTGCTCAACCCGCAGAGCCTGGAAAAGATGCCGACGGTAAAGGCCTGGCTGCGTCATGCAGAAGTGGCGAAAACCATGGTTCAAGACAACTGTCACTGCACTAACGAAAACGAGAGCATGCATATCCTCACCGAGGAGAATGTAATCGCTCAGTTGCAGCACTTGCGCACACACCCGTCGGTGGCCTCGCGCATGGCCAATGGTCAGCTGTTTATCCATGGTTGGGTCTACAACATCGAAACCAGCGAAATCAAAGCTTACGACGCGGATCAGGGTTGTTTCCTGCCGCTCGATGGCAGCCATCCGATTCCGGTGGCGACGCCCAAAGCGCGCTTCTAA
- a CDS encoding SulP family inorganic anion transporter, whose translation MRATQLKAVLPRELLASVVVFLVALPLCMGIAIASGLPPAKGLITGIIGGLVVGWLAGSPLQVSGPAAGLAVLVFELVRQHGIAMLGPILLLAGFLQLVAGRLKLGCWFRVTAPAVVYGMLAGIGVLIVLSQVHVMLDAVPKPSGLDNLAAFPAAVIQALPSFGWQAGLLGLSTIAVMWLWEKLRPHSLRFVPGALLGVGLATVASLVLALQVKRVEVPANLAEAIDWLRPADLLNLADPTLLIAAFAVAFIASAETLLSAAAVDRMHSGQRSDFDRELSAQGVGNMLCGLLGALPMTGVIVRSSANVQAGATTRLSTVFHGLWLLAFVLLLSSVLQSIPVASLAGVLVYTGFKLVDLKAFRGLGRYGRMPMFTYAATALAIIFTDLLTGVLIGFGLTLAKLAWKASRLKISLIDLPADGEMELRLVGAATFLKVPALTKVLGSIPAGATVHVPLNNLSYIDHSCLELLEEWGRANAAKGSKLLIEARGLKRRLEGRLRTTTGVGSAA comes from the coding sequence ATGCGTGCTACTCAATTAAAAGCTGTTCTGCCACGGGAGCTGCTGGCTTCGGTGGTTGTGTTTCTTGTCGCCCTGCCCTTGTGCATGGGCATCGCCATCGCCTCGGGGCTGCCACCGGCCAAAGGTCTGATCACCGGCATCATCGGTGGTCTGGTGGTCGGCTGGCTTGCCGGATCGCCGCTGCAAGTCAGCGGCCCGGCAGCGGGTCTGGCGGTATTGGTGTTCGAACTGGTGCGCCAGCATGGTATCGCCATGCTCGGGCCGATCCTGCTGCTGGCGGGTTTTCTGCAATTGGTGGCCGGGCGCCTGAAACTGGGTTGCTGGTTTCGGGTCACCGCGCCAGCGGTGGTGTACGGCATGCTCGCCGGGATTGGGGTGCTGATCGTGCTGTCACAGGTGCATGTGATGCTTGATGCCGTGCCCAAGCCGTCTGGGCTGGATAATCTGGCAGCCTTCCCCGCTGCCGTGATTCAGGCTTTGCCGTCGTTTGGCTGGCAAGCAGGTTTGCTTGGGCTGTCGACCATTGCCGTGATGTGGCTGTGGGAAAAACTGCGCCCGCATTCCCTGCGTTTCGTTCCTGGAGCATTGCTTGGGGTCGGCTTGGCAACGGTCGCCAGCCTGGTGCTCGCATTGCAGGTCAAACGAGTGGAAGTCCCGGCCAACCTGGCGGAAGCCATCGATTGGCTGCGCCCGGCGGACCTGCTCAACCTGGCAGACCCGACTCTGCTGATCGCCGCTTTCGCCGTGGCCTTTATCGCCAGCGCCGAAACCCTGCTCTCGGCCGCCGCAGTGGACCGCATGCACAGCGGCCAGCGCTCGGACTTCGACCGCGAATTATCGGCGCAAGGTGTGGGTAACATGCTGTGTGGTCTGCTCGGTGCGCTGCCGATGACCGGGGTCATCGTGCGCAGTTCGGCCAACGTCCAGGCCGGCGCCACCACCCGACTGTCAACGGTGTTTCATGGTCTGTGGTTGCTGGCTTTCGTGCTGCTGCTGTCGAGCGTGCTGCAAAGCATTCCGGTGGCGAGTCTGGCAGGGGTTCTGGTTTACACCGGTTTCAAACTGGTAGACCTCAAGGCCTTTCGCGGTCTGGGCCGTTATGGCCGGATGCCGATGTTCACCTATGCGGCGACCGCACTGGCAATCATCTTCACCGACCTGCTGACCGGCGTGCTGATCGGCTTTGGCCTGACACTGGCCAAACTGGCCTGGAAGGCTTCGCGCCTGAAAATCAGCCTGATCGATCTTCCGGCGGACGGTGAAATGGAGCTGCGACTGGTGGGAGCGGCGACTTTCCTCAAGGTACCGGCGCTGACCAAAGTACTGGGGAGTATTCCGGCAGGTGCAACGGTGCATGTACCGCTCAATAACCTGAGCTACATCGATCACTCGTGTCTGGAGTTGCTGGAGGAATGGGGCCGGGCCAATGCGGCGAAGGGCTCGAAGCTGTTAATCGAAGCACGGGGGTTGAAGCGCAGGCTTGAAGGACGGTTGCGTACCACGACTGGAGTAGGCTCAGCCGCTTAA
- the coxB gene encoding cytochrome c oxidase subunit II yields the protein MMRHPQVWMGLLLWSIFSQAQAAWTVNMAPGATEISHAVFDLHMTIFWICVVIGIIVFGAMFWSMMVHRRSTGQVAAKFHESTTVEILWTIVPLLILVAMAVPATATLIQMYDNTEPDIDIQVTGYQWKWHYKYLGQDVEFFSNLTTPADQIHNKETKGEHYLLEVDKPLVLPIGAKVRFLVTSADVIHSWWVPAFAVKRDAIPGFVNESWTRVEKPGIYRGQCAELCGKDHGFMPIVVEVKEKADYEAWLGERKAEAAQLKELTSKEWTLDELKERGDKVYHTTCVACHQAEGQGLPPMFPALKGSKIATGPIKDHLNIVFHGKPGTSMAAFGKQLSEVDIAAVVTYERNAWGNNKGDMVTPKEVLELKQAESK from the coding sequence ATGATGCGACATCCACAAGTCTGGATGGGCCTCCTGTTGTGGTCGATTTTCAGTCAGGCGCAAGCGGCCTGGACTGTGAATATGGCGCCTGGAGCGACTGAAATCAGTCACGCAGTATTCGATCTGCACATGACCATTTTCTGGATCTGTGTAGTGATCGGCATCATCGTCTTCGGCGCCATGTTCTGGTCGATGATGGTCCACCGCCGCTCTACCGGGCAGGTGGCCGCAAAATTTCATGAAAGCACCACTGTCGAAATTCTCTGGACCATCGTGCCCCTGCTTATTCTGGTGGCCATGGCGGTCCCTGCAACCGCCACCCTGATCCAGATGTACGACAACACTGAGCCGGATATCGATATCCAGGTCACCGGCTATCAGTGGAAGTGGCATTACAAATACCTGGGTCAGGACGTCGAATTTTTCAGCAACCTGACCACCCCCGCCGATCAGATCCACAACAAGGAAACCAAGGGCGAGCATTACCTCTTGGAGGTCGACAAGCCGTTGGTGCTGCCGATCGGTGCCAAGGTGCGCTTTCTGGTGACCTCCGCCGACGTCATCCACTCCTGGTGGGTGCCGGCCTTCGCGGTCAAGCGCGATGCGATTCCGGGCTTCGTCAATGAGTCCTGGACCCGTGTCGAAAAGCCCGGTATCTACCGTGGCCAGTGCGCCGAGTTGTGCGGCAAGGACCACGGCTTCATGCCGATTGTGGTCGAGGTCAAGGAAAAGGCCGACTACGAAGCCTGGCTGGGCGAGCGCAAGGCGGAAGCCGCGCAGCTCAAAGAGCTGACCAGCAAGGAATGGACCCTCGACGAGCTCAAGGAGCGCGGCGACAAGGTCTATCACACCACCTGCGTGGCCTGTCACCAGGCCGAAGGCCAGGGCCTGCCGCCGATGTTCCCGGCACTCAAGGGCTCGAAAATCGCCACCGGGCCGATCAAGGATCACCTGAACATCGTCTTCCACGGCAAGCCCGGCACCTCCATGGCGGCGTTCGGCAAGCAGCTCTCGGAAGTCGATATCGCAGCGGTCGTGACCTACGAACGTAACGCCTGGGGCAACAACAAAGGCGACATGGTCACCCCTAAAGAAGTGCTGGAGCTGAAACAGGCGGAAAGCAAATGA
- the ctaD gene encoding cytochrome c oxidase subunit I — protein sequence MTAVVDDHVHTGTAHAHGPAKGLMRWVLTTNHKDIGTLYLWFAFSMFLLGGSFAMVIRAELFQPGLQIVQPEFFNQMTTMHGLVMVFGAVMPAFVGLANWMIPLMIGAPDMALPRMNNFSFWLLPAAFILLVSTLFTPGGGPNFGWTFYAPLSTTYAPESVTFFIFAIHLMGISSIMGAINVIATILNLRAPGMTLMKMPLFVWTWLITAFLLIAVMPVLAGCVTMMLMDIHFGTSFFSAAGGGDPVLFQHVFWFFGHPEVYIMILPAFGAVSSIIPAFSRKPLFGYTSMVYATASIAFLSFIVWAHHMFVVGIPLVGELFFMYATLLIAVPTGVKVFNWASTMWQGSLTFETPMLFAVAFVILFSIGGFSGLMLAIAPADFQYQDTYFVVAHFHYVLVPGAIFGIFASAYYWLPKWTGHMYDETLGKLHFWLSFIGMNLAFFPMHFVGLAGMPRRIPDYNLQFADFNMVSSIGAFMFGATQIFFLFIVIKTIRGGEPAPAKPWDGAEGLEWSIPSPAPYHTFTTPPEVK from the coding sequence ATGACTGCTGTCGTCGATGACCATGTTCATACCGGCACCGCCCACGCCCACGGCCCCGCCAAAGGCCTGATGCGTTGGGTGCTGACCACCAACCACAAGGATATCGGCACGCTGTACCTGTGGTTTGCGTTCTCCATGTTCCTGTTGGGCGGCTCGTTCGCCATGGTGATTCGTGCCGAGCTGTTCCAGCCGGGACTGCAAATCGTCCAGCCGGAATTCTTCAACCAGATGACCACCATGCACGGCCTGGTGATGGTGTTCGGTGCAGTGATGCCGGCCTTCGTCGGCCTCGCCAACTGGATGATCCCGTTGATGATCGGCGCGCCGGACATGGCCTTGCCGCGGATGAACAACTTCAGCTTCTGGCTGCTGCCAGCGGCGTTCATCCTGCTGGTATCGACCCTGTTCACCCCCGGTGGCGGGCCGAACTTCGGCTGGACCTTCTATGCACCGCTGTCGACGACCTACGCGCCGGAAAGCGTGACGTTCTTCATCTTCGCCATCCACTTGATGGGGATCAGTTCGATCATGGGGGCGATCAACGTGATCGCGACCATCCTCAACCTGCGCGCCCCCGGCATGACGTTGATGAAAATGCCACTGTTCGTCTGGACCTGGCTGATCACCGCGTTCCTGCTGATCGCGGTGATGCCAGTGCTGGCCGGTTGCGTGACCATGATGCTGATGGACATCCACTTCGGCACCAGTTTCTTCAGTGCCGCCGGTGGCGGAGACCCGGTGTTGTTCCAGCATGTGTTCTGGTTCTTCGGTCACCCCGAGGTGTACATCATGATCCTGCCGGCGTTCGGTGCCGTCAGCTCGATCATTCCGGCCTTTTCGCGCAAGCCATTGTTCGGCTACACCTCGATGGTCTACGCCACGGCGAGTATTGCGTTCCTGTCGTTCATCGTCTGGGCGCACCACATGTTCGTGGTCGGCATTCCGCTGGTGGGCGAGTTGTTCTTCATGTACGCCACGCTGCTGATCGCGGTGCCCACCGGAGTCAAGGTGTTCAACTGGGCCAGCACCATGTGGCAAGGCTCGCTGACCTTCGAGACGCCGATGCTGTTCGCCGTGGCATTCGTCATCCTGTTCTCCATCGGCGGGTTCTCCGGGTTGATGCTGGCCATCGCCCCGGCGGACTTCCAGTACCAGGACACCTACTTCGTGGTCGCGCACTTCCACTACGTGCTGGTGCCGGGGGCGATTTTCGGGATCTTCGCCTCGGCCTACTACTGGCTGCCGAAATGGACCGGCCACATGTACGACGAAACCCTCGGCAAGCTGCATTTCTGGCTGTCATTCATCGGCATGAACCTGGCGTTCTTCCCGATGCACTTCGTGGGCCTGGCGGGCATGCCGCGGCGGATTCCGGACTACAACCTGCAATTCGCCGACTTCAACATGGTGTCGTCGATTGGCGCGTTCATGTTTGGTGCCACGCAGATCTTCTTCCTGTTCATCGTGATCAAGACCATTCGTGGCGGCGAGCCGGCACCGGCCAAGCCGTGGGATGGCGCCGAAGGCCTGGAATGGAGCATTCCGTCGCCAGCGCCGTATCACACCTTCACCACGCCGCCGGAAGTGAAATGA
- a CDS encoding cytochrome c oxidase assembly protein, which produces MADSISMKKLVTRLLLVVVAMFVFGFALVPIYDVMCQAFGINGKTSGQYEGEQTVDASRQVRVQFLSTNAANMTWDFYPKSDELTAHPGAVNEMIFIAHNPTDRPMSAQAVPSIAPSAAAAYFHKTECFCFTQQVLQPGQRIEMPVRFIVDRDMPKDVKHLTLSYTLFDITARHPPVAVAASTGG; this is translated from the coding sequence ATGGCTGATTCGATTTCGATGAAGAAACTGGTCACCCGCCTGTTGCTGGTGGTGGTGGCGATGTTTGTTTTCGGCTTTGCCCTGGTGCCGATCTACGACGTGATGTGCCAGGCGTTCGGCATCAACGGCAAAACCTCCGGGCAGTATGAAGGCGAGCAAACGGTCGACGCTTCGCGGCAGGTTCGCGTGCAGTTTCTGTCGACCAACGCGGCCAACATGACCTGGGATTTCTATCCCAAGAGTGATGAGCTGACCGCTCACCCGGGGGCGGTGAACGAGATGATTTTTATCGCCCACAACCCGACCGATCGCCCGATGAGCGCCCAGGCGGTTCCGAGTATCGCGCCCAGCGCAGCCGCGGCGTACTTCCACAAGACCGAATGCTTCTGCTTTACCCAGCAAGTGCTGCAGCCCGGTCAACGAATCGAGATGCCGGTACGGTTCATTGTTGACCGCGACATGCCCAAGGATGTGAAGCACCTGACGCTGTCCTACACGCTGTTCGATATCACCGCACGTCATCCGCCCGTGGCTGTTGCAGCAAGCACCGGCGGCTAG
- a CDS encoding cytochrome c oxidase subunit 3, which translates to MATHEHYYVPAQSKWPIIATVGMFVTVFGLGTWFNDLKAARPESHGPLIFFVGSLLLAYMLFGWFGTVIKESRQGLYSAQMDRSFRWGMSWFIFSEVMFFIAFFGALFYVRNIAGPALGGEGTKGLAHMLWPTFEFTWPLLNNPDPKLFPPPKEVISPWGLPLLNTVLLVSSSVTVTIAHHALKKGHRGALKIWLALTVLLGCAFLGFQAEEYLHAYNELGLTLGSGIYGATFFMLTGFHGAHVTMGTIILFVMLMRVMRGHFDADHQFGFEAASWYWHFVDVVWIGLFVFVYVL; encoded by the coding sequence ATGGCAACTCACGAACATTATTACGTTCCAGCCCAGAGCAAATGGCCGATTATCGCCACGGTCGGCATGTTCGTCACGGTGTTCGGCCTGGGCACCTGGTTCAATGACCTGAAGGCTGCGCGGCCGGAATCTCATGGCCCGCTGATCTTTTTCGTCGGCAGCCTGCTGCTGGCCTACATGCTGTTCGGCTGGTTCGGTACGGTGATCAAGGAAAGTCGCCAAGGGTTGTACAGCGCACAGATGGACCGCTCGTTCCGCTGGGGCATGAGCTGGTTCATTTTCTCCGAGGTGATGTTCTTCATCGCCTTTTTCGGCGCGCTGTTTTATGTGCGCAACATTGCCGGCCCGGCACTGGGCGGTGAAGGCACCAAAGGCCTCGCTCACATGCTGTGGCCAACGTTTGAATTCACCTGGCCGCTGCTGAACAACCCGGACCCGAAACTCTTTCCTCCCCCCAAGGAAGTCATCAGCCCCTGGGGCCTGCCGCTGCTCAATACCGTGTTGCTGGTGAGTTCCAGTGTCACCGTGACCATTGCTCACCACGCCTTGAAAAAAGGCCATCGCGGCGCACTGAAAATCTGGCTGGCACTGACCGTGTTGCTCGGTTGCGCGTTCCTCGGTTTCCAGGCCGAAGAATACCTGCACGCCTACAACGAGCTGGGCCTGACTCTGGGCTCCGGCATCTACGGTGCAACGTTCTTCATGCTCACCGGTTTCCACGGCGCCCACGTGACCATGGGCACCATCATTCTGTTCGTGATGCTGATGCGGGTCATGCGCGGGCACTTCGATGCCGACCATCAATTCGGCTTCGAGGCGGCGAGCTGGTACTGGCACTTCGTGGACGTGGTGTGGATCGGTCTGTTCGTTTTCGTCTACGTGCTCTGA
- a CDS encoding twin transmembrane helix small protein: MLKAAIVLMLIATVVSLFSGLFFLVKDDSHSNRLVIALSVRVALAATTVGLIAWGFFSGQLVSHVPW, from the coding sequence ATGCTCAAAGCAGCCATCGTCCTGATGCTGATTGCCACGGTTGTCAGCCTGTTCAGCGGCCTGTTTTTTCTGGTCAAGGACGACAGCCACTCGAATCGCCTGGTCATCGCCTTGAGTGTTCGTGTTGCGCTGGCCGCCACCACTGTCGGCTTGATCGCCTGGGGTTTTTTCAGCGGCCAGTTGGTGTCTCACGTGCCTTGGTAG